A section of the Amycolatopsis sp. AA4 genome encodes:
- a CDS encoding oxidoreductase translates to MDLQLTGKTAVVTGASRGIGLATVSALIGEGMRVVAAARTITPELKETGAVPVAVDLSAAEGPGRLIDQAVAELGGLDVLVNNVGGGDNASGQAGGFLSVTDEQWTDLLELNFLAAVRASRAALPHLIERRGAIVTVSSNGARMPHSGPIAYTTAKAALTAFGKALAEEFGPRGVRVNTVSPGPVRTALWEGPDSYGAELASSMGLSHKDLLAGLPAGAGMLTGRLVEPAEVAALIAYLASPVAASITGTDHLVDGGSVKTV, encoded by the coding sequence ATGGACCTGCAGCTGACCGGCAAGACCGCCGTCGTCACCGGAGCGAGCCGGGGAATCGGCCTCGCCACGGTCTCCGCGCTGATCGGCGAGGGGATGCGCGTGGTGGCCGCCGCCCGCACGATCACGCCGGAACTGAAGGAAACCGGCGCGGTGCCGGTCGCGGTGGACCTCTCCGCCGCGGAGGGCCCCGGACGGTTGATCGACCAGGCCGTCGCGGAACTAGGCGGCTTGGACGTCCTGGTGAACAACGTCGGCGGCGGCGACAATGCCAGCGGGCAGGCCGGCGGTTTCCTGTCGGTCACGGACGAGCAGTGGACGGACCTGCTGGAGCTGAATTTCCTCGCCGCGGTCCGGGCTTCCCGTGCCGCGCTGCCACATCTGATCGAACGGCGAGGCGCGATCGTCACGGTTTCCTCGAACGGTGCGCGGATGCCGCATTCGGGCCCGATCGCTTACACCACCGCGAAAGCCGCGCTGACGGCGTTCGGGAAGGCGTTAGCGGAGGAGTTCGGCCCGCGAGGAGTACGGGTCAACACCGTCTCGCCGGGCCCGGTTCGCACCGCGCTGTGGGAAGGTCCGGACAGCTACGGTGCCGAACTGGCTTCGTCGATGGGGTTGTCGCACAAGGATTTGCTGGCCGGTCTGCCCGCCGGTGCCGGAATGCTGACCGGACGACTGGTGGAACCGGCCGAGGTGGCTGCGTTGATCGCGTACCTGGCGTCGCCTGTGGCCGCGAGCATCACCGGCACGGATCATCTGGTGGACGGGGGTTCGGTGAAGACCGTGTGA
- a CDS encoding 1-acyl-sn-glycerol-3-phosphate acyltransferase, producing the protein MLYWLMKWVFIGPLLKTLWPTKVVGAENIPETGGAILAGNHLAVADSFFMPLRVKRKVTFPAKSEYFTERGFKGLLKKWFFTGVGQFPIDRSGGNAAQAALDTAIRLVKDGHLLGIYPEGTRSPDGRLYKGKTGVARIALESRGVVIPVAMVGTDKVNPIGSRMWWPRRLEVRFGKPLDFSRYEGLAGDRFIERSITDEIMYALMELSGQEYVDIYAAKAKELLAAEAAGVKPEVPAQPRGLDVDRVPETKAG; encoded by the coding sequence GTGCTGTACTGGCTGATGAAGTGGGTGTTCATCGGGCCGCTGCTGAAGACGCTGTGGCCCACCAAAGTCGTCGGCGCCGAAAACATCCCCGAGACGGGTGGCGCCATCCTCGCCGGCAACCACCTCGCGGTCGCGGATTCGTTCTTCATGCCGCTGCGGGTCAAGCGCAAGGTCACCTTCCCGGCGAAATCGGAGTACTTCACCGAGCGCGGGTTCAAGGGCCTGCTCAAGAAGTGGTTCTTCACCGGCGTCGGCCAGTTCCCCATCGACCGCTCGGGCGGCAACGCCGCGCAGGCCGCGCTCGACACCGCGATCCGGCTGGTCAAGGACGGGCACCTGCTCGGCATCTATCCCGAGGGCACGCGCTCCCCGGACGGGCGGCTGTACAAGGGCAAAACGGGCGTCGCCCGGATCGCGCTCGAATCGCGCGGCGTGGTGATCCCGGTGGCCATGGTCGGCACGGACAAGGTCAACCCGATCGGCTCCCGGATGTGGTGGCCGCGGCGGCTCGAGGTGCGCTTCGGCAAGCCGCTCGACTTCTCCCGCTACGAGGGATTGGCCGGGGACCGGTTCATCGAACGGTCGATCACCGACGAGATCATGTACGCCTTGATGGAGCTGTCCGGACAGGAATACGTCGACATTTACGCGGCCAAGGCCAAGGAACTGCTCGCCGCCGAGGCGGCCGGGGTGAAGCCCGAGGTGCCGGCCCAGCCGCGCGGTCTCGACGTCGACCGGGTGCCGGAGACGAAGGCCGGGTAG
- a CDS encoding 6-phosphofructokinase, whose protein sequence is MRVGVLTGGGDCPGLNAVIRAVVRKGVEVHGWDFVGFRNGWQGPLTGDSRPLGLADVEDILTRGGTILRSSRTNPYKVDGGVDQIRKVLADQGVDALIAIGGEDTLGVAKRLTDDGIGVVGVPKTIDNDLGATDYTFGFDTAVSIATEAIDRLHTTAESHHRALVIEVMGRHAGWIALHSGLAGGASVILVPERHFSVDQVVQWVEQRFEKEYAPIIVVAEGALPEGGEEKLLTGEKDAFGHVRLGGIGNWLADEISARTGKESRAVVLGHVQRGGTPTAYDRVLATRFGLHAVDAVADGDFGVMVALKGTDIVRVRLSEATAELKTVPLERYQEAEVFFG, encoded by the coding sequence ATGCGTGTCGGTGTGCTGACGGGGGGCGGAGACTGCCCCGGCCTGAACGCGGTCATCCGCGCGGTGGTCCGCAAGGGCGTCGAGGTGCACGGCTGGGATTTCGTCGGCTTCCGCAACGGCTGGCAGGGCCCGCTGACCGGTGACAGCCGGCCGCTCGGCCTCGCCGACGTCGAGGACATCCTCACCCGCGGGGGCACGATCCTGCGGTCGTCGCGGACGAACCCGTACAAGGTCGACGGCGGTGTCGACCAGATCCGCAAGGTGCTCGCCGACCAGGGGGTCGACGCGCTGATCGCGATCGGCGGCGAGGACACCCTCGGCGTCGCCAAGCGGCTGACCGACGACGGCATCGGCGTCGTCGGCGTGCCCAAGACGATCGACAACGACCTCGGGGCCACCGACTACACGTTCGGCTTCGACACCGCGGTCTCCATCGCCACTGAGGCGATCGACCGGCTGCACACCACGGCCGAATCGCACCACCGCGCGCTCGTCATCGAGGTCATGGGGCGGCACGCGGGCTGGATCGCGCTGCACTCCGGCCTCGCCGGCGGCGCGAGCGTGATCCTGGTGCCGGAGCGGCACTTCTCCGTCGACCAGGTCGTGCAGTGGGTCGAGCAGCGCTTCGAAAAGGAGTACGCGCCGATCATCGTCGTGGCCGAGGGCGCGCTGCCCGAGGGCGGCGAGGAGAAGCTGCTGACCGGCGAGAAGGACGCCTTCGGGCACGTCCGGCTCGGCGGCATCGGCAACTGGCTGGCCGATGAGATCTCCGCGCGCACCGGCAAGGAATCGCGTGCGGTCGTGCTCGGCCACGTCCAGCGCGGCGGCACCCCGACCGCCTACGACCGGGTCCTCGCGACGCGCTTCGGCCTGCACGCGGTGGACGCGGTCGCGGACGGCGACTTCGGCGTGATGGTGGCGCTCAAGGGCACCGACATCGTGCGCGTGAGGCTGTCCGAGGCGACGGCCGAGCTGAAGACCGTTCCGCTGGAGCGGTACCAGGAAGCCGAAGTGTTCTTCGGCTGA
- a CDS encoding S41 family peptidase, which translates to MRIFLAGLTMLSVTAAPASTVDGVWRTDGYGQLAQVSGGKLTTYDVTEVSCLPGTLSGTGDGTRFSTNEGSVVTLRPGRMSFDNNLGVRRLRRVPGGLPAECQTSAADVFDVFWHTFAENYPFFRAKGVDWKSEGDAARRELAAHPERLFDVLCGLIRPLHDAHVGLLAAGQHCSSPRPGTPDLKTTVPRVIAVADANLGVPVQRWADGAIAYADLPEGRGYLRISGFHDYADTFAASSKVLAKALDEIFTPDRVHALRGLILDLRVNGGGDDPLGLQVAARLTDVPHFAYAKRARNDSDDPTRFTVPQPFFVQPAAAPRYPGPLTVLTGSLDVSAGETFLQALRNRQPRPVLIGQSTQGAFSDLLERTLPKPGWKVALPNEEYLDPDGRTYDGTGISPDVEVPVYDPDDLAAGRDPALAAARR; encoded by the coding sequence GTGCGAATCTTCCTGGCGGGCTTGACGATGCTCTCGGTGACCGCGGCTCCGGCTTCCACTGTGGACGGTGTGTGGCGCACCGACGGGTACGGGCAATTAGCCCAAGTGTCCGGCGGCAAGCTGACGACCTACGACGTCACCGAGGTCAGCTGCCTCCCTGGCACGCTGTCCGGAACCGGGGACGGCACCAGGTTTTCCACGAACGAAGGCTCGGTCGTCACCCTCCGGCCGGGCCGGATGAGCTTCGACAACAATCTGGGCGTGCGCCGGTTGCGACGCGTTCCCGGCGGGTTGCCCGCGGAATGCCAGACTTCGGCCGCGGACGTGTTCGACGTTTTCTGGCACACTTTTGCCGAGAACTATCCGTTTTTCCGCGCGAAAGGCGTCGACTGGAAGTCCGAAGGGGACGCTGCCCGCCGCGAGCTCGCCGCACATCCGGAACGCCTCTTCGACGTCCTATGTGGACTGATCCGCCCGCTGCACGACGCTCATGTCGGCCTTCTCGCGGCAGGTCAGCACTGTTCCTCTCCGCGACCTGGCACTCCGGACCTGAAGACGACCGTCCCGCGCGTGATCGCCGTGGCCGACGCGAATCTCGGTGTGCCGGTCCAGCGGTGGGCCGACGGAGCCATCGCCTACGCGGATCTGCCGGAGGGCCGCGGATACCTGCGGATCAGCGGATTCCACGACTACGCAGACACTTTCGCCGCCAGCAGCAAGGTGCTGGCGAAAGCCTTGGACGAGATCTTCACCCCAGACCGGGTGCACGCGCTGCGCGGCCTGATCCTCGACCTGCGCGTCAACGGCGGCGGGGACGACCCGCTCGGCCTGCAGGTCGCCGCCCGGCTGACCGACGTCCCGCACTTCGCCTACGCCAAACGCGCCCGCAACGACTCGGACGACCCGACGCGGTTCACCGTGCCGCAACCGTTCTTCGTGCAACCCGCCGCCGCGCCGCGCTACCCCGGACCGCTGACCGTCCTGACCGGCAGCCTGGATGTCTCCGCGGGAGAGACCTTCCTGCAGGCATTGCGGAACCGACAGCCTCGCCCCGTCCTGATCGGACAGTCCACTCAGGGCGCTTTCTCGGACCTGCTGGAGCGGACGCTGCCGAAGCCGGGCTGGAAGGTGGCGTTGCCGAACGAGGAGTACCTCGACCCGGACGGCCGTACCTACGACGGCACCGGCATCAGCCCGGACGTCGAAGTCCCGGTGTACGACCCGGACGACCTCGCCGCCGGACGGGACCCGGCGCTGGCCGCCGCCCGCCGGTAA
- a CDS encoding ROK family protein, translating to MDVGGTSVRAGVVDERGSLLDTARVGTPSEESALEDAIAGVVEDLRNRHDVAAVGLAVAGFVARDRRTVMFAPHLAWRNAPVADRIAKRVGLSVTLEHDVNSAVVAEHRFGAARGAGVAALVALGTGIGAGLLLDGEIYRGAHGVAPELGHLTVVRDGRACPCGKYGCWERYCSGTALAATAVELLARYPGRSTVLSREIAGDPGSVTGRRVARAARDGDPIALRAMAELAKWLGEGLALVADVFDPEIIVIGGGVSESAPLFLDEAREHYSGAITGARHRPLARIRTAHLGDDTAIVGAAALAMDTL from the coding sequence GTGGACGTCGGCGGCACCAGCGTGCGCGCCGGCGTCGTGGACGAGCGCGGCTCGCTGCTGGACACGGCGCGCGTCGGGACGCCGAGCGAGGAGAGCGCCCTCGAGGACGCCATCGCCGGGGTCGTCGAGGATCTGCGCAACCGGCACGACGTCGCCGCGGTCGGCCTCGCGGTGGCGGGCTTCGTGGCCCGGGATCGCCGCACGGTGATGTTCGCGCCGCATTTGGCCTGGCGCAACGCCCCGGTCGCGGACCGGATCGCCAAGCGGGTCGGCCTGTCGGTGACGCTGGAGCACGACGTCAATTCGGCGGTCGTGGCCGAACACCGCTTCGGCGCCGCGCGCGGCGCCGGGGTGGCTGCCCTGGTCGCGCTAGGCACCGGCATCGGCGCGGGCTTGCTGCTGGACGGCGAGATTTACCGCGGAGCCCACGGAGTCGCCCCGGAACTGGGCCACCTCACCGTGGTGCGCGACGGCCGCGCGTGCCCGTGCGGCAAGTACGGCTGCTGGGAGCGCTACTGCAGCGGAACAGCTTTGGCCGCGACCGCGGTCGAGCTGCTGGCGCGGTACCCCGGCCGTTCCACCGTGCTGTCCCGGGAAATCGCCGGCGACCCCGGCTCGGTCACCGGCCGCCGAGTGGCCCGCGCGGCCCGCGACGGCGACCCGATCGCCTTGCGCGCCATGGCCGAGCTGGCGAAATGGCTGGGCGAGGGCTTGGCGCTGGTGGCGGACGTCTTCGACCCGGAGATCATCGTGATCGGCGGGGGAGTGTCGGAATCCGCGCCGCTGTTCCTGGACGAGGCGCGGGAGCATTACTCCGGGGCGATCACGGGTGCGCGGCACCGCCCGTTGGCGCGGATCCGCACGGCGCATCTGGGGGATGACACCGCGATCGTCGGGGCGGCTGCGTTGGCGATGGACACGTTGTGA
- a CDS encoding carboxylesterase, producing the protein MGVLAGAEPFSHPGSSGAGFLLCHGFTATPAGMRAWGEHLAAEGFAVRCPLLPGHGTHWRELNRTTWQDWYATVREALLALRAECDQVFVGGMSMGGTLTLRLAEEFGADISGLVLVNPSVTRLSLDAKVLPLLSRVVPSIRAIGNDIAKPGEVELAYPRTPVRAAASLARLWKIVRADLPKVTQPVLLLHSRVDHVVEPENSQIVLDSISSTDVTEVVLENSFHVATQDHDAELIFSRSVDFARKLRAGQVGAG; encoded by the coding sequence ATGGGCGTGCTCGCCGGCGCGGAACCGTTCTCCCACCCGGGATCCTCCGGGGCCGGCTTCCTGCTCTGCCACGGATTCACCGCGACGCCCGCCGGCATGCGCGCCTGGGGCGAGCACCTGGCCGCCGAGGGCTTCGCGGTGCGCTGCCCGCTGCTGCCCGGCCACGGCACGCACTGGCGCGAGCTGAACCGGACGACCTGGCAGGACTGGTACGCAACGGTGCGCGAGGCGCTGCTGGCCCTGCGCGCGGAGTGCGACCAGGTGTTCGTCGGCGGGATGTCGATGGGCGGCACGCTCACCCTCCGCCTCGCCGAGGAATTCGGCGCGGACATCTCCGGCCTCGTGCTGGTCAACCCGTCGGTCACGCGGCTGAGCCTGGACGCCAAGGTGCTGCCGCTGCTGTCGCGGGTGGTCCCGTCGATCCGCGCGATCGGCAACGACATCGCGAAGCCCGGCGAGGTCGAACTGGCCTATCCGCGCACGCCGGTGCGAGCCGCGGCGAGCCTCGCCCGGCTGTGGAAGATCGTGCGCGCCGACCTGCCGAAGGTGACGCAGCCGGTGCTGCTGCTGCACTCGCGGGTCGACCACGTCGTCGAACCCGAGAACTCGCAGATCGTGCTGGACAGCATCTCGAGCACGGACGTGACCGAGGTGGTGCTGGAGAACAGCTTCCACGTCGCGACGCAGGACCACGACGCGGAACTGATCTTCAGCCGCAGTGTCGACTTCGCCCGGAAGCTGCGGGCGGGACAGGTGGGTGCCGGATGA
- a CDS encoding polyadenylate-specific 3'-exoribonuclease AS, which yields MRFFYDTEFIEDGVTIDLVSIGVVDERGREFYAVSTDFDPGRAGAWVRENVLPKLPSPADPAWRSRERIRTDLLEFFGKPPGGIELWAWFAAYDHVALAQLWGPMPALPRQLPRFTRDLRQRWEDAGKPKLPAAPGDQHDALADARHNLQRWEVIEAAFRRR from the coding sequence GTGCGTTTTTTCTACGACACCGAGTTTATTGAGGACGGCGTGACGATTGACCTGGTGTCGATCGGTGTCGTTGACGAGCGCGGGCGCGAGTTCTACGCCGTGTCCACCGATTTCGACCCGGGGCGGGCCGGGGCTTGGGTGCGGGAGAACGTGCTGCCCAAGCTGCCTTCGCCGGCGGATCCGGCCTGGCGGAGCCGGGAGCGGATCCGGACTGACCTGCTGGAGTTCTTCGGGAAGCCGCCCGGCGGGATCGAGCTGTGGGCCTGGTTCGCGGCTTACGACCACGTGGCGTTGGCGCAGTTGTGGGGGCCGATGCCTGCCTTGCCGCGGCAGTTGCCTCGGTTCACTCGGGATTTGCGGCAGCGGTGGGAGGACGCGGGGAAGCCTAAGTTGCCTGCTGCGCCTGGGGATCAGCATGACGCGTTGGCTGATGCTCGGCATAATTTGCAGCGGTGGGAGGTTATTGAGGCGGCGTTTCGGAGGCGGTGA
- a CDS encoding 3-deoxy-7-phosphoheptulonate synthase, with product MSTPLVAAPADASTLDNRRTTSVSPLISPALLREDHPVDAAVAKVVQNGRTETVDILDGRDDRLAVIVGPCSVHDPEAALDYARRLAAKAEALREDLHIVMRVYFEKPRTTLGWKGLINDPDLDGTFAVNKGLRLARKLLLDVSELGLPVGCEFLDPITPQFIADIVTWGSIGARTAASQVHRQLCSALSMPVGIKNSTEGDIQVAVDATRAAAASHVFPGINVDGLAALVTTAGNPDCHVILRGSSAGPNYDPASVEETLARLAKSGLPERLVIDASHGNSNKDHVRQSEVVRDLAARIAAGERGIAGLMLESNLVAGRQDLVLGRSEDLTYGQSITDACMDWNTTEDLLDTLATAVRTRRR from the coding sequence ATGAGCACCCCCCTCGTCGCCGCCCCCGCCGACGCGAGCACGCTGGACAACCGCCGCACGACGTCGGTCAGTCCCCTCATCTCGCCCGCCCTGCTGCGCGAAGACCATCCGGTGGACGCCGCGGTCGCCAAAGTGGTGCAAAACGGCCGCACGGAAACGGTCGACATCCTCGACGGCCGCGACGACCGCCTGGCCGTGATCGTCGGCCCGTGCTCGGTCCACGACCCGGAAGCCGCCCTCGACTACGCCCGCCGCCTGGCCGCGAAGGCCGAGGCCCTGCGCGAAGACCTGCACATCGTGATGCGGGTGTACTTCGAAAAGCCGCGCACGACGCTGGGCTGGAAGGGCCTGATCAACGACCCCGACCTGGACGGCACCTTCGCGGTCAACAAGGGCCTGCGCCTGGCCCGGAAACTCCTGCTGGACGTCTCGGAACTGGGCCTCCCGGTGGGCTGCGAATTCCTGGACCCGATCACCCCGCAGTTCATCGCGGACATCGTCACCTGGGGCTCGATCGGGGCTCGCACGGCGGCCAGCCAGGTCCACCGGCAGCTGTGCAGCGCCCTGTCCATGCCGGTCGGGATCAAGAACTCGACCGAAGGCGACATCCAGGTGGCGGTGGACGCGACCCGCGCCGCCGCGGCCTCGCACGTCTTCCCCGGCATCAACGTGGACGGCCTGGCCGCCTTGGTGACGACCGCCGGAAACCCGGACTGCCACGTCATCCTGCGCGGCAGCTCCGCGGGCCCGAACTACGACCCCGCTTCGGTCGAGGAAACCCTCGCGCGCCTGGCAAAGTCGGGACTCCCGGAACGCCTGGTGATCGACGCGAGCCACGGCAACAGCAACAAGGACCACGTCCGCCAGTCGGAAGTGGTCCGGGACCTGGCCGCCCGGATCGCCGCCGGAGAACGCGGAATCGCCGGCCTGATGCTGGAAAGCAACCTGGTGGCCGGACGCCAAGACCTGGTCCTGGGCCGCTCGGAGGACCTGACCTACGGCCAGTCCATCACCGACGCCTGCATGGACTGGAACACGACGGAAGACCTGCTGGACACCCTAGCGACCGCCGTCCGCACCCGCCGCCGCTGA
- a CDS encoding YdeI/OmpD-associated family protein: MSHTFRTLVELNGKTATGLRVPAEVVEALDQGRRPKVRVMIGPHTYRSTVSVYSGEFMLPLSAANREAAGVAAGETVEVTLEADLAERTVELPDDLASALARRTGARAAFDKLSFTAQRERAEAVTSAKRAETRERRIAKIVAELAGDGLA, encoded by the coding sequence ATGTCGCATACGTTCCGCACGCTCGTCGAGCTCAACGGCAAAACCGCCACCGGCCTTCGGGTCCCGGCCGAGGTCGTCGAGGCCCTCGACCAGGGGCGGCGGCCGAAGGTGCGGGTGATGATCGGCCCGCACACCTACCGCAGCACCGTCTCGGTCTACTCCGGCGAGTTCATGCTGCCGCTCAGCGCGGCGAACCGCGAGGCGGCCGGAGTCGCCGCCGGGGAGACGGTCGAGGTCACGCTCGAAGCCGACCTCGCCGAGCGGACCGTCGAACTGCCGGACGACCTGGCGTCGGCATTGGCGCGGCGGACCGGCGCGCGGGCCGCGTTCGACAAGCTTTCCTTTACCGCCCAACGGGAACGGGCCGAAGCCGTCACCTCGGCCAAGCGCGCCGAAACCCGGGAACGGCGGATCGCGAAGATCGTCGCCGAGCTTGCCGGGGACGGGCTGGCCTAG
- a CDS encoding glutamate--cysteine ligase, with amino-acid sequence MRIDFQASRRSTVGAEWELALVDRRSGELRSVAEELLAAVRPDGAPEHPRIKQELLLNTIEVVSGVCRTVGEVKHDLAEALDEVHRVADPLGVEVFSAGSHPFSSWYRQKVTDKERYAKLIDRTQWWGRQMLIYGVHVHVGLDHRDKVLPVLDGLLRYEPHLQALSASSPYWSGEDTGYASNRALMFQQLPTAGLPFQFREWAELEGYVEDMFTTGVIDHFSEIRWDIRPAPHFGTIEMRVCDGLPTLQEVGAISAFTQCLVDDFSARLDKGETLPALPPWHVQENKWRAARYGLDAIVILDAAGRERLVTEDLADVLDRLEPVAKRLDCVRELRDVENILQVGASYQRQRAVAKQYNGSLKAVVAALVTEMRDGVPHA; translated from the coding sequence ATGCGGATCGACTTCCAGGCGTCCCGGCGTTCCACCGTCGGCGCGGAATGGGAACTCGCGCTGGTGGACCGGCGCAGCGGCGAACTGCGGTCGGTCGCGGAGGAACTCCTCGCCGCGGTCCGCCCGGACGGCGCGCCCGAGCATCCCCGGATCAAACAGGAACTGCTGCTCAACACGATCGAGGTGGTCAGCGGCGTCTGCCGCACGGTCGGCGAGGTGAAACACGACCTCGCCGAGGCGCTCGACGAGGTGCACCGGGTCGCCGACCCGCTGGGCGTCGAGGTGTTCTCCGCTGGCTCGCACCCGTTTTCCTCGTGGTACCGGCAGAAGGTGACCGACAAGGAGCGCTACGCCAAGCTGATCGACCGCACCCAGTGGTGGGGCAGGCAGATGCTGATCTACGGCGTGCACGTCCACGTCGGGCTCGACCACCGGGACAAGGTGCTGCCGGTGCTCGACGGGCTGTTGCGCTACGAGCCGCACCTGCAGGCGCTGTCCGCGTCGTCGCCGTACTGGTCCGGAGAGGACACCGGGTACGCCTCGAACCGGGCGCTGATGTTCCAGCAGCTGCCGACCGCCGGGCTGCCGTTCCAGTTCCGCGAGTGGGCGGAGCTGGAGGGCTACGTCGAGGACATGTTCACCACCGGCGTGATCGACCATTTCTCCGAGATCCGCTGGGACATCCGCCCGGCCCCGCATTTCGGCACCATCGAAATGCGCGTGTGCGACGGGTTGCCGACGCTGCAGGAGGTCGGCGCGATTTCGGCGTTCACGCAGTGCCTGGTGGACGATTTCAGCGCCCGCCTCGACAAGGGCGAGACGCTGCCGGCGCTGCCGCCGTGGCACGTGCAGGAGAACAAGTGGCGCGCCGCCCGCTACGGCCTGGACGCGATCGTCATCCTCGACGCGGCCGGCCGCGAACGCCTCGTCACCGAAGACCTCGCCGACGTGCTGGACCGGCTGGAACCGGTCGCCAAGCGGCTGGACTGCGTCCGCGAACTGCGCGATGTCGAGAACATTCTCCAGGTCGGCGCGAGCTATCAGCGGCAGCGGGCGGTCGCGAAGCAGTACAACGGGTCCTTGAAGGCCGTAGTCGCCGCTTTGGTCACCGAGATGCGCGACGGCGTCCCACACGCTTAG
- a CDS encoding NUDIX domain-containing protein has product MTPMTANRFVRCSCGRQHWGAFGAAGLLLCDPSRGVLLQRRAWWVHNGGTWALPGGALEAGETVHEAAAREAWEEAAIPASAFRAMSASVLDHGEWQYTTVLGLADSALQATVANEESAEMRWVPPDEVAALDLHRDFALAWPVLREQLGRELVLVVDAANVMGSRPDGWWRDRHGAAERLRDQLTAPAEHGLRDDVTGIGAGPAWSWWPRVVLVVEGKARGVEPIPGVEVVAAETDGDSKIVEVTAAARERPDDHVVVVTADRELRGRVGALGARVLGPGTLLRELGG; this is encoded by the coding sequence GTGACGCCCATGACCGCCAACCGCTTCGTGCGGTGTTCTTGCGGCAGGCAGCACTGGGGCGCGTTCGGTGCGGCCGGACTGTTGTTGTGTGATCCCAGCCGAGGCGTGCTCTTGCAGCGGCGTGCGTGGTGGGTGCACAACGGCGGTACCTGGGCCTTGCCCGGCGGTGCGCTCGAAGCCGGCGAGACGGTGCACGAGGCCGCTGCCCGCGAGGCGTGGGAGGAAGCCGCGATCCCCGCGTCCGCGTTCCGCGCGATGTCCGCTTCGGTGCTGGACCACGGCGAATGGCAGTACACGACCGTGCTCGGGCTGGCCGACAGCGCCCTGCAGGCCACGGTCGCGAACGAGGAAAGCGCCGAGATGCGCTGGGTCCCGCCGGACGAGGTCGCCGCGCTCGACCTGCACCGCGATTTCGCCCTCGCCTGGCCGGTGCTGCGCGAGCAGCTGGGCCGCGAACTGGTCCTGGTGGTCGACGCCGCGAACGTGATGGGCTCCCGCCCCGACGGCTGGTGGCGCGACCGGCACGGCGCCGCGGAACGGCTGCGCGACCAGCTGACCGCCCCCGCCGAACACGGCCTGCGCGACGACGTGACCGGCATCGGCGCGGGCCCGGCGTGGTCCTGGTGGCCCCGGGTGGTGCTGGTGGTCGAGGGCAAGGCCCGGGGAGTGGAACCGATCCCGGGCGTCGAGGTCGTCGCAGCGGAGACCGACGGCGATTCGAAAATCGTCGAGGTCACCGCTGCCGCCAGGGAACGCCCCGACGACCACGTCGTGGTGGTGACGGCCGACCGCGAACTACGCGGCCGAGTCGGGGCTCTCGGCGCACGGGTGCTGGGGCCGGGGACGTTGTTGCGGGAGCTGGGCGGCTGA
- a CDS encoding TetR/AcrR family transcriptional regulator, which produces MEKRALRADSERTAQAILEAAERVLSDNPAATMEQIAEAAGVSRTTVHRRFASRDALVDAMTLWATQQFHDALASVRPDVTPPLVALYQVTAKVLSVKLRWGFAMNAHPAEDGVLTPDVVAQCDVFFRRLEESGALRPGVDLVWARRVYCALIHEAAQDQDSADPDVLATRVVDTVLGGFGKPGVTIS; this is translated from the coding sequence ATGGAGAAACGGGCCCTGCGCGCGGACTCGGAACGGACGGCCCAGGCGATCCTCGAGGCGGCCGAACGCGTGCTCAGTGACAACCCGGCGGCGACGATGGAGCAGATCGCCGAGGCCGCGGGCGTCTCGCGCACCACCGTGCACCGCCGGTTCGCCAGCCGGGACGCGCTGGTGGACGCGATGACCCTCTGGGCGACCCAGCAGTTCCACGACGCGCTCGCCAGCGTCCGGCCCGACGTCACGCCTCCGCTGGTCGCGCTTTACCAGGTGACCGCGAAGGTGCTGAGCGTCAAGCTCCGCTGGGGATTCGCGATGAACGCGCATCCGGCGGAAGACGGCGTGCTGACCCCGGACGTGGTCGCCCAGTGCGACGTCTTCTTCCGGCGGCTGGAGGAAAGCGGCGCGCTGCGGCCCGGCGTCGACCTCGTCTGGGCGCGCCGCGTGTACTGCGCGCTCATCCACGAAGCAGCGCAGGACCAGGACTCCGCCGACCCGGACGTGCTGGCCACCCGAGTGGTCGACACGGTGCTCGGCGGCTTCGGCAAACCGGGCGTGACGATCAGCTAG